The genomic segment CCAACTAAGACCTTGATCCAGTGAGCGTAAAACACCGTGCGATACACCCGCATAAAGAACACCGAGCGAACTCATTGCGATTTCATAAAACTCGTATCCCATAAAACCAATGAACGTCCAATTCCTGCCGTCTTCTAGCATTCGATAAATGCCGTCGGTGGTGCCGATGTTCACGATCCAACTCTCCGGGATCATGGTGGGGGTAACATGAATACTGGAGATGATTCCGGTCGTTCGCGCATTGAATGGCACCCATGATTGTCCGTTGTCGGTGCTGCGGTAGACGCAGTGGTCAGTGCCGGCGTAGAGGTTTCCCATCGGAGCGGTTGCAATGGTATTTATCGCACTGTCGGCAATCATCGGCGCTGACCATTCGATGCCTTCATTCGTCGAGCGGATGACTCCCACACTGGTACCGGCGAACAATTCGCCATTGGTTCCGATTGCCATTGTTCGCAAAAAGTATTGTTGCGCCGATGTCGATCGACTGATCCAGCGGAAAGTTGCCGGGGCAAGTTGAAACACTTCCCGATTACTGCTGCAGTAGATATCATGGCCCCGAATCGCAATCGTTTGAACGGACGAACAGGTCAATCCGTTACTCGCTGGATTCCAATTCCCGGCTTGTAGTTTATATGCCCCAAACCCGGGCGTACCAGCGAATGCAACATCATTACCAAATGTAACAATACTTAAAATGGATCGGTCTGATAATCCACTCAGTTGCATTAAATTGTTCTGCCAGCGGTAAACCCCATAATAGGTCCCGATGTAGAGCGTACCATTGGGGGCGATTCCCATCGCAAGCACGTTTTCGGCAAAATCCCCGATGCGGCTCCAAGTCTGACCGAAATCCACCGACCGGAAAGCGCCATTGGATCCGGTGTATATCGTATCGCCCGAAAAGGCAAAATGTCCACCGCTTCCGTTCGTGATTCTGCCAACAAACGACCAGTTGTCGCCATGGTTGATGGAACGGTAAATACTATCGGCAGAGGCGCAATAAAGGTACCCGTTCGGGGCAACGCTTATACCGCTAGTCCAGTGTGATTGAAGTCCTGTATTGATTGCCGTCCAGAGATTCCCATTGTTGGTGGAACGATAGAACATTTCCACGTTCTGGTTGGCATCGACTTGCGCATATAGGTTGCGCGTTCCCGGATCGAAACAGAGCTTTCGAACGGTGGGATATAGAATCCCTTGTTGCGCTCGCGTCCAGGTGCTGTCAGCGTTGCGGCGGAAAATGCCATCACCTTGCAATCCGACAAAAAGTTGTCCGGAATCGTTAACGGCGATGGTGTGAACGGTACTTCCCATAAATTCGAACGGGTGCCAATGGTCGCCTTGATCCGATGACCGATAAGCACCGCCGCCCCATGTTCCGGCATAGAGTTGTCCATTCGCGGCGAGAAAACAACTCACGTCGCCCCCTTCGGGCCCGTTGGCGCTGTTCCAGTATGGTTGCGCCATTACAATGGTAACCAGTGAAAAACTGAGGAGTACTGCGATGATGCTGGGTTTCATGGTTTCCTCGATTCTGTTTTTGCGTTGCGTTTACTTGAGCAACTCCATCCGCTGAACGGTTGCTCTATTCTTTGTTTGTAACCGATAGAAGTAAGTGCCGCTGGGATAGCGTTGCGCATTCCATTGGGTGGTGTGCATTCCCGCCGGAAGATTGCCGTGTACTAAACGTTCGACGACTCTCCCCTGTACATCGAAAATGGAAAGCTCGACATCCGTGGAAGTAGGAAGTGAATACGAAATTGTGGTAGAGGAGTTGAACGGATTCGGATAATTTTTGAACAATTGGTAGTCAAATGTCTGCCATGCAGGTTTCTCAGCAACGGCAACAGTGGGTGTATTTGTCCAAAATACACCATTGGAACGGGTTCCAGCATAGAGAACATCTACCGAGTCCATTTGTAACTCGATTACTCGAACTGCTCCCATTGAACCTTGGAACGAAAACCAAGATTCACCCAAATCGGTTGACGCAATCAGTCCGGTATCGGTCGCGGCAAAAACACTACCACTTGAATTTGATATTAACGAGTGAATAGATCGGTTCACACTTGTTTGTTGCCAAGTTAGCCCGGAATCCATTGAAGTTTGGACTCCATGATTCGAAGCCGCAAATAGTTTACCATTAAATGTTTTGGTCATCACATTGATTTCGTGCGCGTAAATCCTGACGAGGTTCAATCCATTTTCTTGCATCCGATAAAGAGTATCTCGTGTACCAGCAAAAACATACCAATGAAGTGAATCAGGAGTGCATGGCATTGAAAAAAGCGATTTAATCTCACCATTCGTGCGATAAAATGGTAACCAGCTTAAGCCGTTGTTTATGCTTCGGTAAATAGAATCGCCGCGCGCAGCATATCGATTGTTTCTTGGGGCATTTGTGATTGATGGAATGAAGTGAGGATCAGTGGGTTGTGGGTAGTTAACCGTAGTCCAGCTATACCCCTGGTTTGTCGAATAAAAAAAATTTCCGGATGAAATTATTGCGAGAACACCGTTATGATAATCGATTAATGGTCGATTTGTCCAACCAGATACTGGGTATTCAAACCAACGAGGGACATGTTGTGCATTAGGGTTGTAGCGGTGAAAAGAAGTACAGACGGTGTCTTCATAGCCGGTTCTTACACAAAACACATAGTTAGGTGAAATAGTAATCGAATGGATTTCCGAAGCGAAAATACCGTTCGAGAAGTTACTGAAAGAACTCACACCAGAACGATAAACATAGCTATTATTAGTATTTATAAAAACTCTGTTATCTCCATTATGGATATGAAACGCGTTGCCAACCATCCCAATAGGCATTGAATATCGCAATACCCACGTGGTATCATTCCACTGGTAAACACCGATATACGGAACTTCATGCATAGTATCAGTAGACACATAAATCGAACCAGAATCAGAAATTTGTAAATCATTTACATAAGTCGCTTGAGGGATATTACGCCATCTTTCTCCGCGATAGTAAGAACGACTCACATATAAACCTGAGCCGGGATCAATGACAAATACTTGATCCTGATAGAAGCGGAACTTTACATTGTTGGTTACCGGTGGAATCGGAATATCTCCAGCACGGTTCCATGTTGTTCCGTTATTTTCAGATCGGTATGCCGCGCCATTTTGAACGCAGTAAAGCGACCCGTCCGGCGCTACACCCAAACCACGAGATGACGACAATAATCCATTGTCAATGTTAAGCCAAGTTTCACCATTATTCGTTGATCGGTAGTAGCGTACTGAATCGTTAGGGTATCGATCGCCTTTAGCATATAGATTTCCGTTTACTCGAGAATACAACAGGTGCGAAATCTTACCACCTACTATTCCGTTATTCATCAATGCCCAACCTTGACCACTTCTCCACTCATAAACACCGCTGTCATAGGAGGCGACAAACATGTGCCCAACGGTATCAGCAACAATTGAATTTATCGTATGCCCCGGTAACCCGTACAACTCCCAATCCGCACTTTGTAACCCGGTTCGGAAAATACCACCGTTTCGCGTACCAGCGTACAAGTGAGTACTGTCGCTATAAAAGCAGATTACGTCGCCAACCTCTGGACCACACAAGGATGTCCAGACTGGTTGCGCGATAGTGGTGGATGCAAGTAAAACTACTATCAATGTTAGTAGAATTTGAGCTCGCACAACGAACTCCTTTCCGATTCTTTACTTAATGAGCATAAGCGATCGGGTTTGCTCTTGACCATTCACCATCACTCGATAAAAATATCTGCCACTCGCTTTGTTGTTTGCCTGCCAATTCACCGAATGCAGACCAGCCGGTTGTTTACCGCTTAGTAGCTGCTCAACCAACCGCCCATTTACATCGAAGATGGAGAGATCGACATTGGATACTGTTGGTAATGAGTAAGAAATTGTGGTCGTTGCATTGAAGGGATTCGGATAATTTTGATGGAGGCGGAGTTCCGCGGGGACAAATGTAATCGGTTCACGGACATCGTTGG from the bacterium genome contains:
- a CDS encoding T9SS type A sorting domain-containing protein, which gives rise to MRAQILLTLIVVLLASTTIAQPVWTSLCGPEVGDVICFYSDSTHLYAGTRNGGIFRTGLQSADWELYGLPGHTINSIVADTVGHMFVASYDSGVYEWRSGQGWALMNNGIVGGKISHLLYSRVNGNLYAKGDRYPNDSVRYYRSTNNGETWLNIDNGLLSSSRGLGVAPDGSLYCVQNGAAYRSENNGTTWNRAGDIPIPPVTNNVKFRFYQDQVFVIDPGSGLYVSRSYYRGERWRNIPQATYVNDLQISDSGSIYVSTDTMHEVPYIGVYQWNDTTWVLRYSMPIGMVGNAFHIHNGDNRVFINTNNSYVYRSGVSSFSNFSNGIFASEIHSITISPNYVFCVRTGYEDTVCTSFHRYNPNAQHVPRWFEYPVSGWTNRPLIDYHNGVLAIISSGNFFYSTNQGYSWTTVNYPQPTDPHFIPSITNAPRNNRYAARGDSIYRSINNGLSWLPFYRTNGEIKSLFSMPCTPDSLHWYVFAGTRDTLYRMQENGLNLVRIYAHEINVMTKTFNGKLFAASNHGVQTSMDSGLTWQQTSVNRSIHSLISNSSGSVFAATDTGLIASTDLGESWFSFQGSMGAVRVIELQMDSVDVLYAGTRSNGVFWTNTPTVAVAEKPAWQTFDYQLFKNYPNPFNSSTTISYSLPTSTDVELSIFDVQGRVVERLVHGNLPAGMHTTQWNAQRYPSGTYFYRLQTKNRATVQRMELLK
- a CDS encoding T9SS type A sorting domain-containing protein codes for the protein MKPSIIAVLLSFSLVTIVMAQPYWNSANGPEGGDVSCFLAANGQLYAGTWGGGAYRSSDQGDHWHPFEFMGSTVHTIAVNDSGQLFVGLQGDGIFRRNADSTWTRAQQGILYPTVRKLCFDPGTRNLYAQVDANQNVEMFYRSTNNGNLWTAINTGLQSHWTSGISVAPNGYLYCASADSIYRSINHGDNWSFVGRITNGSGGHFAFSGDTIYTGSNGAFRSVDFGQTWSRIGDFAENVLAMGIAPNGTLYIGTYYGVYRWQNNLMQLSGLSDRSILSIVTFGNDVAFAGTPGFGAYKLQAGNWNPASNGLTCSSVQTIAIRGHDIYCSSNREVFQLAPATFRWISRSTSAQQYFLRTMAIGTNGELFAGTSVGVIRSTNEGIEWSAPMIADSAINTIATAPMGNLYAGTDHCVYRSTDNGQSWVPFNARTTGIISSIHVTPTMIPESWIVNIGTTDGIYRMLEDGRNWTFIGFMGYEFYEIAMSSLGVLYAGVSHGVLRSLDQGLSWQPLPIAVPTYSVVSNSQGTIFAATSNGIYYSRTEGSTWDDLSHEGLLNQNVIELKIDYDSYLWAATLGNGVFVSFHPTNDVHEPVTFVPAELRLHQNYPNPFNASSTISYSLPKPGKVTLQLFDITGREVYQKTCQAYRSGEQNFLVDGTALAAGLYYYRVSSGEFSATRKMVLLK